One Bacteroidia bacterium genomic window carries:
- a CDS encoding DUF1801 domain-containing protein, producing the protein MNKAEDIIYSQPEKVQKLMEFFHQMLCEEFGLTSKVSFGNPAYYRKSWICYFKAIKDNAFELAFFRGNELSNEQGILESKGRKQLRSIIIKELDAQLIESLKVIFFEAIDLDEQKPYESKRKKK; encoded by the coding sequence ATGAATAAAGCAGAAGATATCATTTATTCACAGCCGGAAAAGGTGCAGAAACTCATGGAATTTTTCCATCAGATGTTGTGCGAGGAATTTGGGCTGACTTCTAAGGTCAGTTTTGGCAATCCTGCCTATTATCGCAAGAGCTGGATTTGCTACTTCAAAGCCATCAAAGACAATGCTTTTGAACTGGCTTTTTTTAGGGGAAATGAATTGTCAAATGAACAGGGAATTCTCGAAAGCAAAGGACGAAAACAATTGAGGAGCATAATCATAAAAGAATTGGACGCTCAGCTAATCGAATCTCTGAAAGTGATCTTTTTTGAGGCGATTGATCTGGATGAGCAAAAACCCTATGAATCCAAACGCAAAAAGAAATAA
- a CDS encoding metalloregulator ArsR/SmtB family transcription factor has product MKKSSSVCVRVYADQEAIEQGKSLLKAKNRELDHLAKGLGLAGNKVRLSILFLLHRNGKLCVCDLSDVLGMTMAAVSQHLRKLKDGGFVKPERVGQTIFYQIQEKQIVFLDTLLSFLEISESEFFELKANK; this is encoded by the coding sequence ATGAAAAAATCAAGCTCTGTTTGTGTTCGTGTATACGCTGATCAGGAAGCCATAGAGCAAGGCAAGTCTCTGCTAAAAGCAAAAAACCGGGAGCTTGATCACTTAGCAAAAGGACTAGGTCTGGCAGGCAATAAGGTTCGTCTCTCTATTTTGTTTCTACTTCATCGGAATGGGAAATTATGTGTTTGTGATTTAAGTGATGTATTGGGCATGACAATGGCTGCGGTTTCCCAACATCTACGTAAGCTCAAAGATGGAGGCTTTGTAAAACCTGAAAGAGTTGGACAAACCATTTTTTACCAAATTCAGGAAAAACAGATTGTGTTTCTGGATACTCTTTTATCCTTTCTTGAAATCTCTGAGAGTGAATTTTTTGAGTTAAAAGCGAATAAATAA
- a CDS encoding cupin domain-containing protein, translating into MMMKQKVLFLLLIFSFFSLASYAQEKEASLIRPLKIDKAGLSGLGLKPIKLKQEPDRKFFQRNLYRGEEISVYIVSSQSWTTRMDNFSIDEYVYIYHGKSRAKADGGEDLYFQSEEHFAIPKGFTGEWEVMAADNIHYELSVITTQRAPEVKRSKGQLPKLFDKDLLSGIHIDWKGKDTYKEELFVGDELRISVLTEKPRIVQITVPAKEQLISLLSGHLIVKDASGEEHKFYAGDLFIIPKDFTGNWESQGHTLAKYLVIEQTN; encoded by the coding sequence ATGATGATGAAACAGAAAGTGCTCTTCCTCCTACTTATTTTCTCCTTTTTCTCTCTAGCTAGCTATGCACAGGAAAAAGAGGCAAGCCTTATTCGGCCCCTGAAAATTGACAAGGCGGGTCTCTCAGGTTTAGGATTAAAACCGATAAAACTTAAACAGGAACCCGATCGGAAATTTTTTCAAAGAAATTTGTATCGGGGTGAAGAGATCAGTGTGTACATAGTCTCCAGCCAATCCTGGACCACTCGGATGGACAATTTCTCGATTGATGAGTATGTCTACATCTATCATGGCAAGTCCCGGGCAAAGGCGGATGGGGGAGAAGACCTCTATTTTCAAAGTGAAGAACATTTTGCCATTCCAAAAGGCTTTACCGGAGAATGGGAAGTCATGGCCGCAGACAATATTCATTACGAACTTTCTGTGATTACGACTCAGCGCGCTCCGGAAGTAAAGCGCTCAAAGGGACAATTACCTAAACTTTTTGACAAAGATCTCTTGTCAGGCATCCATATAGACTGGAAAGGAAAGGATACCTATAAGGAAGAGCTATTTGTGGGCGACGAACTCCGCATTTCCGTTCTGACAGAGAAACCGAGGATAGTACAGATTACTGTCCCGGCAAAGGAGCAACTCATTTCCTTGCTTTCGGGTCACCTAATAGTAAAGGACGCTTCCGGCGAAGAACATAAATTCTACGCTGGCGACCTATTTATCATACCGAAGGACTTTACGGGCAATTGGGAGAGTCAGGGACACACTTTGGCGAAGTATCTCGTGATTGAGCAGACGAATTGA
- a CDS encoding adenylate/guanylate cyclase domain-containing protein, with protein MAQSYIINIQKFSLGILIFSCLFSFPGFLKGQDTHIEHLEELVEDLEGHDKLDAYNKLAEYYENRNLNKAQKYARKAVKYGRQHYSPDVRSKDYDGQYQWFISHFLLGKLYLEKKNLLESYKSFKGAEKLAAVLDTDTYEDEIEDYLDEIEDDFEGVEDLAELTNIGERLVTKPIGDLFSNDKVENAKKDFLIHGKLFAAKINKENKAYEEAVDAYKGAAELLKEKGDKEKLQEVNLQLAFLLDSLDKHEEARTFLNGVIAEVKGIDSIKIRDPEFGKIFNKPKTPEIRTYIFNNADQDSIRKEKKNLKNISERFARQNNFKKSLEYFKLYQELTASILADSLIASAEATQRENELIQLKLQKDKVDAKVEVLEKEREQEVLRRNGAFLIAFLILLGGGITYYLYHTKKREHKKLTIAYRDLEKTRKKLVGAEQKIVKLLKQHVSGDVAAELLSSNFNEVVARKFVCIMFLDIRDFTPMAEKMTPEELISYQNEVFGFMIDVVHKYNGNINQLLGDGFMASFGAPVSHGNDCQNAYHAAQEILQEVKERNEADIIPETKIGIGLHAGFVVTGNVGTEARKQYSITGNPVIIASRVEQLNKTYKSQFIITEEVFNKLEEQEAIKQPFLEVEVKGRSNPVKIMKLA; from the coding sequence ATGGCACAATCCTACATTATCAACATTCAAAAGTTTTCCCTGGGAATATTGATCTTCTCCTGTTTATTCAGTTTCCCTGGCTTTCTTAAAGGCCAGGATACGCATATTGAGCATCTGGAGGAGCTGGTTGAAGACTTGGAAGGTCATGATAAACTGGATGCTTATAATAAACTGGCGGAGTATTATGAGAACAGAAATTTAAATAAAGCACAAAAGTATGCCCGAAAGGCGGTGAAGTATGGCCGCCAACACTATTCTCCAGATGTCAGATCAAAGGATTATGATGGACAATATCAATGGTTTATATCCCACTTCCTCCTTGGAAAGCTTTATTTAGAGAAAAAGAATTTGCTTGAGTCCTACAAGAGCTTTAAAGGAGCCGAAAAGCTTGCAGCAGTTCTGGATACAGATACCTATGAAGATGAGATAGAGGATTATCTGGATGAAATAGAAGATGACTTTGAAGGAGTCGAGGATTTAGCTGAACTCACTAATATTGGAGAAAGACTGGTTACCAAACCTATTGGTGATCTTTTTTCCAATGATAAGGTTGAAAATGCTAAGAAGGACTTTCTGATTCACGGAAAACTTTTCGCAGCCAAGATCAATAAGGAAAACAAAGCTTATGAGGAGGCAGTTGATGCGTATAAAGGAGCCGCAGAATTGTTAAAGGAAAAAGGAGATAAAGAAAAATTGCAGGAAGTAAATCTGCAATTGGCTTTTCTTCTGGATAGCCTGGACAAGCACGAAGAAGCACGGACTTTTCTCAATGGGGTAATTGCAGAAGTTAAAGGCATCGATTCTATTAAGATCAGGGATCCGGAATTTGGGAAAATTTTTAATAAGCCCAAAACCCCTGAGATTCGGACCTATATATTTAACAATGCAGATCAGGATTCTATCCGAAAAGAAAAAAAGAACCTGAAAAACATTTCCGAAAGGTTTGCCCGCCAAAACAATTTCAAAAAATCATTAGAATATTTTAAACTATATCAGGAACTCACAGCAAGTATCCTAGCTGATAGTCTCATTGCTTCTGCGGAGGCAACTCAAAGAGAAAATGAACTCATCCAATTGAAATTGCAAAAAGATAAGGTAGATGCGAAAGTGGAAGTTCTGGAGAAAGAAAGAGAGCAGGAAGTCCTACGAAGAAATGGGGCATTCCTGATTGCCTTTTTGATCTTGCTGGGAGGGGGTATCACCTATTATTTATACCATACCAAAAAGCGCGAACATAAAAAACTTACCATTGCTTACCGGGATTTGGAGAAAACCAGAAAGAAGCTGGTTGGTGCCGAGCAAAAGATTGTTAAGCTCCTTAAGCAACACGTTTCCGGGGATGTGGCAGCCGAACTCCTGAGCAGTAACTTTAATGAGGTTGTTGCCCGAAAATTTGTCTGCATCATGTTTCTCGATATTCGGGACTTCACCCCCATGGCTGAGAAAATGACTCCGGAAGAACTCATTTCCTATCAAAATGAAGTATTTGGTTTTATGATCGATGTAGTTCATAAATATAATGGCAACATCAATCAACTTCTGGGAGATGGATTTATGGCAAGTTTTGGAGCACCGGTTTCTCATGGGAATGACTGCCAGAATGCCTATCACGCGGCACAGGAAATTTTGCAGGAAGTCAAAGAGCGAAATGAAGCGGATATTATTCCTGAAACCAAAATTGGGATCGGTCTGCACGCAGGCTTTGTCGTTACCGGCAATGTCGGTACCGAAGCCAGGAAACAGTATTCTATTACCGGCAATCCTGTCATCATTGCCAGCCGGGTAGAACAACTCAACAAAACCTACAAGTCTCAATTTATCATCACCGAGGAGGTCTTCAATAAGCTTGAAGAACAAGAAGCCATCAAACAACCTTTCCTTGAAGTAGAAGTGAAGGGACGCAGCAATCCCGTAAAGATTATGAAACTGGCCTAA
- a CDS encoding amidohydrolase family protein: protein MSLTKICTALLLYFFCIMGTEDLPKKHDLAIVGVNVFDTQTKEIQKGKTILINGDEITAIVDVSAKVNAKQTIDGKGRLVVPGFIDTHAHLNLIFENQNEFTAWPIVKDSLIPYRNKLRDNYLAYGTTTITGMGQPESWMSTSLNWQKNPSPTHPNLFIAGGAMISDESRQTYMNHTEVMGPDSGREKVRKYAEMGLRHIKLYWRLQKRDMKAIVKEAHKEGLIPFGHIDNNIVTIQNAMDLGVKNFEHFFTLAVSALKDDNAWKVVNEKYDIPRIQSTDEFAAAMSFFFGYVKDNPESHAKMVELLDRMAEEGASISTTIHILAATAGKTSFFSSFEHFPKRDEPHLPAFSSKLKSQIEPAFESLMYYLKMAHDKGVKIRIGTDCRYGGKALLSELILMKGAGFSTEDILQIACYNGYESMQLTDQYGSIEAGKKADLLIFEKDPFSDPMNFLSKKTIIKGGQIFENSDR from the coding sequence ATGAGCCTCACAAAAATTTGTACAGCCCTCCTCCTTTATTTTTTCTGTATAATGGGAACTGAGGATTTACCCAAAAAGCATGATCTGGCGATCGTTGGAGTAAATGTTTTCGACACCCAGACTAAAGAGATCCAAAAAGGAAAAACCATTCTTATCAATGGGGATGAGATCACAGCCATTGTAGATGTTTCAGCAAAAGTAAATGCGAAGCAAACAATTGACGGAAAAGGAAGATTGGTAGTTCCTGGATTTATTGATACTCATGCCCATCTGAATCTGATCTTCGAAAACCAGAATGAGTTCACAGCATGGCCCATCGTGAAAGACTCTCTCATTCCCTACCGCAATAAACTCAGGGATAATTACCTGGCCTATGGTACGACGACCATCACGGGTATGGGCCAACCCGAATCCTGGATGAGTACCAGTCTGAACTGGCAGAAAAATCCGAGCCCCACTCATCCCAATCTATTTATTGCAGGAGGAGCCATGATTTCTGATGAAAGCAGACAAACGTATATGAATCATACAGAGGTCATGGGCCCGGATTCAGGAAGGGAGAAAGTAAGGAAGTATGCAGAAATGGGACTAAGGCATATCAAATTGTATTGGCGATTGCAGAAAAGGGATATGAAAGCGATCGTAAAGGAAGCCCATAAAGAAGGATTGATCCCCTTCGGCCATATTGACAATAACATTGTGACGATTCAAAATGCCATGGATCTGGGGGTAAAGAATTTCGAGCATTTTTTCACCCTGGCTGTAAGCGCACTTAAAGATGATAATGCATGGAAAGTGGTCAATGAAAAATATGATATACCGAGAATTCAGAGCACGGATGAATTTGCCGCAGCTATGTCATTTTTCTTTGGCTATGTAAAAGACAATCCTGAAAGTCATGCAAAGATGGTCGAACTTCTGGATCGAATGGCCGAAGAAGGAGCCAGTATCAGTACGACTATTCACATACTGGCAGCCACGGCGGGCAAGACCTCTTTTTTCTCATCCTTCGAACATTTTCCTAAAAGAGATGAGCCTCATTTACCAGCTTTTTCGAGTAAACTAAAAAGCCAAATAGAGCCAGCTTTTGAAAGCCTGATGTACTACCTGAAAATGGCCCATGACAAAGGGGTAAAAATCAGAATCGGGACGGATTGCCGATATGGAGGAAAAGCTTTGCTTTCGGAATTGATTCTGATGAAAGGCGCTGGCTTTAGCACCGAGGATATTCTACAAATCGCCTGCTACAATGGCTATGAAAGTATGCAATTAACAGATCAATACGGAAGTATTGAAGCAGGGAAGAAAGCAGACTTGCTGATATTTGAAAAGGACCCATTTTCAGATCCGATGAACTTTTTATCAAAGAAAACCATCATAAAGGGAGGACAAATTTTTGAAAATAGCGATAGATAA
- a CDS encoding thiol-activated cytolysin family protein, whose product MKKIILAALLLTVTLMACEQNIPGPAPSENFDAIIAAGGTFEQVSKSEEVLETSESYSVEDGEEYLCSTETLKIEDAAGGNSGFPLFNPNSSVVYPGSLLQGNSLNQATPNIIAVKRSGGTISTDVFDGSIAPSFEVDEVKISSITEAANSIIRNSTGVVPANFEFSYDLVQSKREMALKMKAQYETKFTEIEGKLEFSSDRSYNRMLITLNQSFYTLRFDIPTSTDQIFAPEVTPQDLERYVGPGNPAAYISSVTYGRIYYMLIETTSSKTDLEASVTASFSGLTTGGSGQVNYRKLEELTNIKIRVFAFGGEAGSTLRTIGETDLSQIVDLLAESSDITSGKAISYVVRSVYDNQIVSVKLNTEYDVTNCSPTGNVGVPPYTAHWAGLASTFGGIGAAYSTSGTEFILINKEGTEYLISNTGILDGPYPISQLGDGNVPFTKIGAACNINGNKFNTQTLMVFDETGTQFSYMLDNGRWLNIEPITNLANGNCPFNLSGVGAMMFYTKSSQGPSTRYMFDGNGINSTYYKNNPEGFSDTRNIKSYWRVNNISFPFEEVGASIGFYIGNERFQLFFNGAGDKYLIRGNTNGTGNQFLGPFSL is encoded by the coding sequence ATGAAAAAGATTATCCTAGCAGCTTTGCTGTTAACAGTCACCCTTATGGCCTGCGAGCAAAATATTCCCGGGCCTGCCCCCTCTGAAAACTTTGACGCAATTATAGCAGCAGGAGGTACCTTCGAACAGGTAAGTAAATCAGAAGAAGTACTCGAGACTTCTGAATCCTATAGCGTAGAAGATGGAGAAGAATATCTATGCTCAACAGAAACCCTTAAAATAGAAGATGCAGCCGGAGGTAACAGCGGTTTTCCCCTTTTCAATCCCAATAGCTCCGTCGTCTATCCCGGAAGTCTTCTACAGGGCAACAGCCTCAATCAAGCAACCCCTAATATCATTGCAGTAAAAAGAAGCGGAGGAACCATTTCAACAGATGTGTTTGACGGAAGCATTGCCCCCAGTTTCGAAGTGGATGAAGTCAAAATCAGTAGCATCACCGAAGCAGCCAATAGCATCATCAGAAATTCTACCGGAGTTGTCCCCGCCAATTTCGAATTCAGCTATGACCTGGTGCAGAGCAAAAGAGAAATGGCGCTGAAAATGAAAGCACAGTATGAGACCAAATTCACCGAGATAGAAGGTAAACTGGAGTTCAGTTCTGACAGATCCTATAATCGTATGCTCATTACCCTGAATCAAAGTTTCTATACCCTGCGATTTGACATCCCCACATCTACCGACCAAATCTTTGCACCTGAAGTAACGCCTCAAGACCTGGAGCGCTACGTAGGCCCTGGTAATCCAGCTGCATATATATCATCTGTTACCTATGGACGGATCTATTATATGTTGATCGAAACTACTTCTTCGAAAACGGATCTGGAAGCTAGTGTTACCGCATCTTTTTCCGGACTTACCACGGGAGGATCAGGTCAGGTTAACTACCGTAAACTGGAAGAGCTAACTAACATCAAGATACGGGTCTTTGCCTTCGGCGGGGAAGCCGGATCAACCTTAAGAACGATAGGAGAAACAGACCTTAGTCAGATTGTTGATCTATTGGCCGAAAGTTCAGACATCACAAGTGGAAAGGCCATTTCCTATGTAGTAAGAAGTGTCTATGATAATCAGATCGTAAGCGTCAAACTCAATACCGAATATGATGTAACCAATTGTAGTCCGACGGGCAATGTAGGGGTTCCTCCTTATACCGCTCATTGGGCAGGACTGGCATCTACTTTTGGAGGAATTGGTGCTGCATATTCTACCAGTGGGACTGAATTTATCCTGATCAATAAGGAAGGTACCGAATACCTCATCAGCAATACCGGAATCCTGGATGGCCCCTACCCTATCAGTCAGTTAGGAGATGGTAATGTTCCTTTCACCAAAATCGGAGCAGCCTGTAATATCAATGGCAATAAGTTTAATACACAAACCCTCATGGTGTTTGACGAAACGGGAACCCAGTTTAGCTATATGCTCGACAATGGAAGATGGTTGAATATAGAGCCCATCACCAATCTAGCAAACGGAAACTGCCCATTTAACCTTTCGGGTGTTGGGGCGATGATGTTTTATACAAAAAGCAGCCAGGGTCCCAGCACACGCTATATGTTTGACGGAAACGGCATAAACTCGACCTATTACAAAAACAATCCGGAAGGCTTCTCGGACACCCGAAATATCAAGTCTTACTGGCGAGTAAATAATATTAGCTTCCCATTTGAAGAAGTAGGCGCCAGCATAGGATTCTACATCGGCAATGAGCGCTTCCAATTGTTCTTCAATGGAGCAGGAGATAAGTACCTCATCAGAGGAAACACCAATGGAACCGGAAATCAGTTCCTTGGACCTTTTTCACTTTAG
- a CDS encoding tetratricopeptide repeat protein yields MKRHISLLLLLMMGLGIFAQTEKIDALLEQAQSAEAEPALQHLKQALDLSEQENYAKGIFSSIDELSSLYENQGAFAEAGKLYEKGLIYSEKFGDTEQSAIYHSNLAIIHYYLGDWEASVAGFKDALKLNEELGRREKVADGYANLANLYQMEGKHVESVDYYLEAIRIFEEIGLQNGVGTTIFNLANLYHQREEDSTAFDYFNQAELIFRAEKDSASLARSLSSKSVSYFNWKEYDQAEILLDEGLIIAQNIGDTQAHMHILYKLGTLYNYQGRTEKAERSLKQAFDMAEEQQSSQHICWIKLELALSEKAKGNYTKGLQLLDESMQIAQEIGMGEYFHEISKIKAELLEELPDYRAALDTYKDYASQRDSLLTEKKNSRIAELQTIYETEKKDKEIAILEKDAVLSQLRIYGMSAGLIALVLIGFLLLNQQRMKREKDREIFSQRQQIHEQQLQVAHMEREQMAQELNSQVLNFCRKNEFLQGLKTDMQSLEEEKQGREIKNLIRKIDRDLKGDHDWESFLQSFSQVHPGFTYSLTQRYEGITPNEIRLASLMRMNLSGKEIAAMLNISAEGVKKARHRLRKKLSLEPEVNLQDFLLRL; encoded by the coding sequence ATGAAACGCCATATCTCTCTACTGCTATTGCTCATGATGGGTCTGGGTATTTTTGCCCAAACGGAAAAGATCGATGCACTCCTCGAGCAGGCTCAATCTGCAGAAGCGGAACCTGCCTTACAGCATCTTAAACAGGCACTTGACCTATCGGAGCAGGAGAACTATGCAAAAGGTATTTTCTCCAGCATTGATGAACTGAGTAGCCTATATGAAAATCAAGGGGCATTTGCCGAAGCAGGAAAATTGTATGAGAAAGGCCTCATCTATTCAGAGAAATTTGGGGATACAGAACAAAGTGCCATCTATCATAGCAATCTTGCCATTATTCATTATTACCTCGGAGACTGGGAGGCATCTGTTGCAGGATTTAAAGATGCGCTTAAGCTCAATGAAGAGCTGGGTAGGCGAGAGAAAGTCGCTGATGGATATGCCAACCTTGCCAATCTTTACCAAATGGAAGGCAAGCATGTAGAAAGCGTAGACTATTATCTGGAAGCTATCCGGATATTTGAGGAAATCGGTTTACAAAATGGAGTAGGAACCACGATCTTTAATCTCGCGAATCTATACCACCAGCGCGAGGAGGATTCTACTGCCTTTGACTATTTCAATCAGGCTGAACTCATATTTCGTGCAGAAAAGGATAGTGCCTCTTTAGCCAGAAGCCTTAGTTCCAAAAGTGTATCCTATTTTAATTGGAAAGAATACGATCAGGCTGAAATACTCCTCGATGAAGGATTGATAATTGCTCAAAATATCGGAGACACCCAGGCTCATATGCATATTCTGTATAAACTGGGGACTCTCTACAATTATCAGGGTAGAACTGAAAAAGCGGAACGCTCATTGAAGCAGGCATTTGATATGGCAGAGGAGCAGCAAAGCAGTCAACATATTTGTTGGATCAAATTGGAATTGGCCTTGAGTGAAAAAGCAAAAGGAAATTATACTAAAGGACTGCAGCTTTTGGATGAATCCATGCAAATTGCTCAGGAGATAGGAATGGGTGAATATTTCCATGAGATCAGCAAGATCAAAGCTGAATTGCTGGAAGAATTACCGGATTATCGAGCAGCTCTGGATACCTATAAAGATTATGCGAGCCAGAGAGACAGCCTTTTGACCGAAAAGAAAAATAGTCGAATCGCAGAGCTTCAAACCATATATGAAACAGAGAAAAAGGACAAGGAAATTGCCATACTTGAAAAAGATGCGGTTCTCTCTCAACTCCGAATCTATGGCATGTCCGCAGGCCTGATTGCCCTTGTCCTGATTGGCTTCCTTCTTTTGAATCAGCAGAGGATGAAAAGGGAGAAGGATCGGGAAATTTTTAGTCAGAGACAACAAATCCATGAGCAACAACTTCAGGTGGCCCATATGGAGCGAGAGCAAATGGCACAGGAACTCAATTCGCAAGTGCTCAACTTTTGCAGGAAGAATGAGTTTTTGCAAGGATTAAAAACAGATATGCAATCCCTGGAAGAAGAGAAGCAGGGCAGAGAAATTAAGAACCTCATCCGCAAAATAGATCGCGATCTCAAAGGCGACCATGATTGGGAATCTTTCCTCCAATCCTTTTCTCAGGTTCATCCTGGCTTTACCTACAGCCTCACTCAACGCTACGAAGGCATCACTCCAAATGAAATTCGTCTGGCCAGTCTCATGCGCATGAATCTCTCCGGCAAAGAGATCGCGGCTATGCTCAATATCTCAGCCGAAGGTGTCAAAAAGGCGCGACATCGTTTGCGTAAAAAATTGAGCCTTGAACCCGAAGTAAATTTGCAGGACTTTCTCCTTCGTTTGTAA
- a CDS encoding helix-turn-helix domain-containing protein yields the protein MLSREILFFFSALGVFNVFLLAAYVLFRNVKAASSSFILSCIFLCMGIRVGVSCIYFFEHEISRSLIQLGLSAHVLMGVFLVEYLRQKGKATLQSSMAHIGIAGLIVLLGGILYPFDLYPLMWDFTIRFSLHIVLTLYLIGGGFLLRESVRKFFQGQKLSLEEKGNLLLYVALCASCLGFAISLFTTYILGPVLFSFIFYISIIWYYTHLHQLPKASKRYNGKKIEDEKADELIEKLQQKVEAGQLFLQPKLTLEGLAKQLHIPRHQLSQLLNDNLGKSYSLFINEYRIEYAKALLLQEENLSIEAIAYEVGFNSKSSFYSIFKKLSGETPASFKSRQLLQHSSK from the coding sequence ATGCTTTCTCGAGAAATTCTTTTCTTCTTCAGCGCACTCGGTGTATTTAATGTCTTTTTACTGGCTGCTTATGTCTTATTCAGGAATGTTAAAGCTGCTTCCTCCTCTTTTATTCTGTCTTGTATCTTCCTCTGTATGGGAATTAGGGTTGGTGTTTCCTGCATCTATTTTTTTGAACATGAAATCAGCAGAAGCTTGATACAGCTTGGGCTTTCTGCCCATGTACTTATGGGGGTCTTTTTGGTAGAATATCTTCGACAGAAGGGCAAAGCTACTCTACAGTCTTCCATGGCTCATATAGGGATTGCTGGCTTGATCGTCTTACTAGGAGGAATCCTCTATCCCTTCGATCTATATCCGCTGATGTGGGATTTTACGATTCGTTTTAGCCTGCACATAGTATTGACGCTGTATCTGATTGGAGGCGGCTTTTTATTGAGGGAAAGTGTGCGAAAGTTCTTTCAGGGACAGAAACTCTCACTTGAAGAAAAAGGGAATTTATTGCTTTATGTTGCGCTTTGTGCCAGCTGTTTGGGCTTTGCTATTTCCTTATTCACTACCTATATCCTGGGACCTGTGCTTTTCTCTTTTATTTTCTACATTTCGATCATTTGGTACTATACTCATTTACATCAGCTCCCCAAAGCAAGTAAAAGATATAATGGGAAAAAGATTGAGGATGAAAAGGCAGATGAATTGATTGAAAAACTCCAACAGAAAGTAGAAGCCGGACAATTATTTCTCCAGCCTAAACTTACCTTAGAAGGCCTTGCTAAGCAGCTCCATATTCCTCGTCATCAATTATCTCAACTCCTCAATGACAACCTGGGTAAGAGTTATTCCCTGTTTATCAATGAGTATCGGATTGAGTATGCGAAAGCTTTGCTTTTGCAGGAAGAGAATTTGAGCATCGAAGCCATCGCCTATGAAGTAGGCTTTAATTCAAAATCCTCTTTCTACAGCATTTTCAAAAAACTGAGTGGAGAAACTCCTGCCAGTTTCAAAAGTCGACAATTGCTCCAGCACAGTTCAAAATGA
- the merTP gene encoding mercuric transport protein MerTP, producing MASKSVSNKWAGMGILSALAASLCCITPVLALLAGTSGMAASFSWVEPFRPFLIGLSISIIGFAWYLKLKPQRQEEIDCACEEEGKTPFIQSRAFLGMVSLFAGLMLAFPYYSHAFYPQKELTTTATFQEKPTQKLVLDIKGMTCTGCESHVEQAAKKLEGIQKAKASYAKGKAEIEFDPAKTNPEKIMEAVKTTGYKITASKVSNTKKE from the coding sequence ATGGCAAGTAAATCAGTCTCCAACAAATGGGCCGGCATGGGGATACTAAGTGCTCTGGCTGCATCTTTGTGTTGTATTACACCTGTACTGGCCTTACTGGCAGGTACAAGTGGTATGGCTGCGAGTTTCTCCTGGGTAGAGCCATTTAGACCCTTTCTCATTGGGTTAAGCATTTCAATTATTGGCTTTGCATGGTATCTGAAACTAAAACCACAAAGACAAGAAGAAATAGATTGCGCTTGTGAAGAAGAAGGAAAGACCCCATTTATACAATCAAGAGCATTTCTGGGAATGGTTTCTCTCTTTGCCGGATTGATGTTGGCTTTTCCATATTACTCTCATGCTTTTTATCCTCAGAAAGAGCTTACCACAACAGCAACTTTTCAGGAAAAACCTACCCAAAAACTGGTATTAGATATAAAAGGAATGACTTGCACCGGATGTGAGTCCCACGTAGAGCAAGCAGCCAAAAAGCTCGAGGGAATTCAAAAAGCTAAGGCATCCTATGCCAAAGGGAAAGCTGAAATAGAATTTGATCCTGCGAAGACTAATCCAGAGAAAATCATGGAGGCTGTAAAAACTACTGGCTATAAAATCACAGCATCTAAAGTTTCAAATACAAAAAAAGAGTAA
- a CDS encoding GDCCVxC domain-containing (seleno)protein has product MEIKLNSIITCPHCEHEKEETMPTNACQFFYECENCQKLLKPQKGDCCVYCSYGSVDCPPIQEAGGKEGASCCS; this is encoded by the coding sequence ATTGAAATCAAGTTAAATTCAATAATTACTTGCCCCCATTGTGAGCATGAAAAGGAAGAAACCATGCCTACCAATGCCTGTCAATTTTTCTATGAGTGTGAAAATTGTCAAAAGCTTCTGAAACCCCAAAAAGGCGATTGCTGCGTCTATTGTTCTTATGGGAGTGTTGACTGTCCCCCCATTCAAGAAGCTGGGGGAAAGGAAGGAGCTTCTTGTTGTAGCTAA